The following nucleotide sequence is from Plasmodium knowlesi strain H genome assembly, contig: PKNH_00_124, whole genome shotgun sequence.
GCTGTGGACAGAATTGTCCACAGCAATGAAGGCAAATAACGGAAACGGAACCACAGAATGTAATCAAGTGGACAGTGGCAGAACTCCCACTGACCCTGAAAAGAGGGCATGCAACCATCTTACCTTAGGTTTTAACAAACTGAAGGATTCTTCATCGAATGGTGGACAGTACGAACTTCTGTCCAACCCACTGTtgagacaaacagtgggttgttttcttcttaaagaatatgcaaaaaaaatgaaagaagactCTAAATGTGTTATCACTTCTGGTTTAAAGAAAGCATTCAAGAAGTGGAATGAAAACATTACTAAAACTGGATGCAC
It contains:
- a CDS encoding SICAvar, type I (fragment) codes for the protein ENFWTANGDVGKLWTELSTAMKANNGNGTTECNQVDSGRTPTDPEKRACNHLTLGFNKLKDSSSNGGQYELLSNPLLRQTVGCFLLKEYAKKMKEDSKCVITSGLKKAFKKWNENITKTGCTGDSPCIECEWNDDSINNCPTATNGGTEEVEKKLNALENDMKTTATNTQNKINDTKTLCQQLQCAAPKWFQNQMINTAGTNSGTANKKTW